One segment of Setaria viridis chromosome 4, Setaria_viridis_v4.0, whole genome shotgun sequence DNA contains the following:
- the LOC117852533 gene encoding zinc finger CCCH domain-containing protein 13 isoform X1: MREGMRERDRGGGADALDAPPFRGPAYKTKLCALWRGRGGCSRPNCGFAHGEAELRRPPPRASFQPRPRPGRRDYRDQDFGVRPERRHSPRGRYSPERDNRGRSVRDRKPSSQDRESSRSRSPIRKSERKHSKSPDGGKTNSSESFRTSDNEDREKDEKYFTSDEKNGCEAQLKQMHLDMEVLREDKSKLETILEKKTDEERKLCTRVEDLELQLNKEKEDCQRMTSKTKKLIKAHGRYIKAKEDLKRSQARFERFADLLASDILKPSTKEQGSTGITANEDPYEMSPPSDQRQNHVSASRKRPIALSASEEAKTGKRQRDNDDDMIPASENYRPEDALEHVQDSKGTDIPKPFTAKKKLGEGDYREEGNIVSSTNIFADRYKGDDEEVDVD, from the exons ATGCGGGAGGGGATGAGGGAGAGGGATAGAGGTGGGGGCGCGGATGCGCTGGACGCTCCTCCCTTCCGCGGCCCGGCGTACAAGACGAAGCTGTGCGCGCTGTGGAGGGGCAGGGGCGGCTGCTCCCGCCCCAACTGCGGCTTCGCCCACGGCGAGGCTGAGCTCCGGAGGCCGCCTCCCCGTGCCTCGTTCCAGCCTCGCCCTCGGCCTG GGAGGCGAGATTACAGAGACCAAGACTTTGGAGTCAGGCCTGAGAGAAGACACTCACCTCGTGGGAGGTATTCCCCTGAAAGAGATAACAGGGGTCGTTCAGTTCGTGATAGGAAACCAAGTTCTCAAGATAGGG AATCTAGCCGTTCAAGATCACCTATCAGGAAGAG CgagagaaagcatagcaaaagTCCTGATGGTGGAAAAACCAATTCTTCCGAAAGTTTCAGAACTTCTGATAATGAAGACAGAGAAAAGGATGAAAAATACTTTACAAGTGATGAGAAAAATGGTTGTGAAGCACAG CTGAAGCAAATGCATCTCGATATGGAAGTGTTACGTGAAGATAAATCTAAGCTGGAG ACGATATTGGAGAAGAAGACTGATGAAGAGCGCAAACTTTGTACCAGAGTAGAAGATCTTGAATTGCAATTGAACAAAGAGAAAGAAGATTGCCAAAG GATGACCTCCAAAACAAAGAAGCTCATCAAAGCACATGGGCGTTATATAAAAGCAAAGGAGGATTTAAAGAG GTCTCAAGCTCGCTTTGAGAGGTTTGCAGATTTGCTTGCTTCAGATATTTTGAAGCCTTCTACCAAGGAACAAGGTTCAACTGGTATTACTGCCAATGAAGATCCATATGAAATGAGCCCACCAAGTGATCAAAGACAAAATCATGTTTCAGCATCGAGGAAAAGACCTATTGCCCTATCAGCAAGTGAAGAAGCAAAAACTG GGAAGCGACAGAGAgacaatgatgatgatatgatccCAGCATCAGAGAACTATAGACCAGAGGATGCTCTAGAACATGTCCAAGATAGCAAGGGAACTGATATACCAAAACCATTTACAGCGAAGAAGAAATTAGGGGAGGGTGACTACCGCGAGGAAGGAAACATTGTTTCTTCAACCAATATTTTTGCAGACAGG
- the LOC117852533 gene encoding zinc finger CCCH domain-containing protein 13 isoform X3, giving the protein MAQGRRDYRDQDFGVRPERRHSPRGRYSPERDNRGRSVRDRKPSSQDRESSRSRSPIRKSERKHSKSPDGGKTNSSESFRTSDNEDREKDEKYFTSDEKNGCEAQLKQMHLDMEVLREDKSKLETILEKKTDEERKLCTRVEDLELQLNKEKEDCQRMTSKTKKLIKAHGRYIKAKEDLKRSQARFERFADLLASDILKPSTKEQGSTGITANEDPYEMSPPSDQRQNHVSASRKRPIALSASEEAKTGKRQRDNDDDMIPASENYRPEDALEHVQDSKGTDIPKPFTAKKKLGEGDYREEGNIVSSTNIFADRYKGDDEEVDVD; this is encoded by the exons ATGGCTCAAG GGAGGCGAGATTACAGAGACCAAGACTTTGGAGTCAGGCCTGAGAGAAGACACTCACCTCGTGGGAGGTATTCCCCTGAAAGAGATAACAGGGGTCGTTCAGTTCGTGATAGGAAACCAAGTTCTCAAGATAGGG AATCTAGCCGTTCAAGATCACCTATCAGGAAGAG CgagagaaagcatagcaaaagTCCTGATGGTGGAAAAACCAATTCTTCCGAAAGTTTCAGAACTTCTGATAATGAAGACAGAGAAAAGGATGAAAAATACTTTACAAGTGATGAGAAAAATGGTTGTGAAGCACAG CTGAAGCAAATGCATCTCGATATGGAAGTGTTACGTGAAGATAAATCTAAGCTGGAG ACGATATTGGAGAAGAAGACTGATGAAGAGCGCAAACTTTGTACCAGAGTAGAAGATCTTGAATTGCAATTGAACAAAGAGAAAGAAGATTGCCAAAG GATGACCTCCAAAACAAAGAAGCTCATCAAAGCACATGGGCGTTATATAAAAGCAAAGGAGGATTTAAAGAG GTCTCAAGCTCGCTTTGAGAGGTTTGCAGATTTGCTTGCTTCAGATATTTTGAAGCCTTCTACCAAGGAACAAGGTTCAACTGGTATTACTGCCAATGAAGATCCATATGAAATGAGCCCACCAAGTGATCAAAGACAAAATCATGTTTCAGCATCGAGGAAAAGACCTATTGCCCTATCAGCAAGTGAAGAAGCAAAAACTG GGAAGCGACAGAGAgacaatgatgatgatatgatccCAGCATCAGAGAACTATAGACCAGAGGATGCTCTAGAACATGTCCAAGATAGCAAGGGAACTGATATACCAAAACCATTTACAGCGAAGAAGAAATTAGGGGAGGGTGACTACCGCGAGGAAGGAAACATTGTTTCTTCAACCAATATTTTTGCAGACAGG
- the LOC117852533 gene encoding zinc finger CCCH domain-containing protein 13 isoform X2: MAQGCGRRDYRDQDFGVRPERRHSPRGRYSPERDNRGRSVRDRKPSSQDRESSRSRSPIRKSERKHSKSPDGGKTNSSESFRTSDNEDREKDEKYFTSDEKNGCEAQLKQMHLDMEVLREDKSKLETILEKKTDEERKLCTRVEDLELQLNKEKEDCQRMTSKTKKLIKAHGRYIKAKEDLKRSQARFERFADLLASDILKPSTKEQGSTGITANEDPYEMSPPSDQRQNHVSASRKRPIALSASEEAKTGKRQRDNDDDMIPASENYRPEDALEHVQDSKGTDIPKPFTAKKKLGEGDYREEGNIVSSTNIFADRYKGDDEEVDVD; this comes from the exons ATGGCTCAAGGTTGTG GGAGGCGAGATTACAGAGACCAAGACTTTGGAGTCAGGCCTGAGAGAAGACACTCACCTCGTGGGAGGTATTCCCCTGAAAGAGATAACAGGGGTCGTTCAGTTCGTGATAGGAAACCAAGTTCTCAAGATAGGG AATCTAGCCGTTCAAGATCACCTATCAGGAAGAG CgagagaaagcatagcaaaagTCCTGATGGTGGAAAAACCAATTCTTCCGAAAGTTTCAGAACTTCTGATAATGAAGACAGAGAAAAGGATGAAAAATACTTTACAAGTGATGAGAAAAATGGTTGTGAAGCACAG CTGAAGCAAATGCATCTCGATATGGAAGTGTTACGTGAAGATAAATCTAAGCTGGAG ACGATATTGGAGAAGAAGACTGATGAAGAGCGCAAACTTTGTACCAGAGTAGAAGATCTTGAATTGCAATTGAACAAAGAGAAAGAAGATTGCCAAAG GATGACCTCCAAAACAAAGAAGCTCATCAAAGCACATGGGCGTTATATAAAAGCAAAGGAGGATTTAAAGAG GTCTCAAGCTCGCTTTGAGAGGTTTGCAGATTTGCTTGCTTCAGATATTTTGAAGCCTTCTACCAAGGAACAAGGTTCAACTGGTATTACTGCCAATGAAGATCCATATGAAATGAGCCCACCAAGTGATCAAAGACAAAATCATGTTTCAGCATCGAGGAAAAGACCTATTGCCCTATCAGCAAGTGAAGAAGCAAAAACTG GGAAGCGACAGAGAgacaatgatgatgatatgatccCAGCATCAGAGAACTATAGACCAGAGGATGCTCTAGAACATGTCCAAGATAGCAAGGGAACTGATATACCAAAACCATTTACAGCGAAGAAGAAATTAGGGGAGGGTGACTACCGCGAGGAAGGAAACATTGTTTCTTCAACCAATATTTTTGCAGACAGG